One stretch of Halococcus hamelinensis 100A6 DNA includes these proteins:
- the folP gene encoding dihydropteroate synthase — protein MEFHDAANFLFGLRRYPPRPGLAATESLLDHLGDPHKDLTVVQVAGSNGKGSTARMTESVLREAGLDVGLYTSPHLDSVRERIRINGRRVTERALTEYVETVRPYILDRAATGASPTFFEAVTGLALWAFARNEVDVAVLEVGIGGRYDATSVTDPVASAVTSVTLEHTDVLGDTVEAIGRDLAHVAPADGRLVTAADGDALAGIEAQAGEVVRVGDSGAVEVSYGGRTGVESRVWLSGSDWRVETAVPLVGTHQADNAGVATVLARQVSSALDVDLPTETIERGLRTAHWPGRFEVMEREPLAVLDGAHNPGACERLAGTLDEFDYDDLHLVFGALADKDHRGMVEALPIPDSVVACRPDIDRAEDNAVLAAVVEDVTGLEVETTSDVTDALANALARADPDDCVLVCGSLYTVREARTRWSRLDVPKAVDDVADARQALREAHVTEPGVYRMRGKAVHRTLKTRVRPRQAQYLKEELLSLGGECAISGLNDQDEEFLDVLLMGTLAQFKRLTRKLDAQPYGLGPLADGISSALSLDDGDRDRGYPWDDRTAVMGILNVTPDSFHDGGEFETTERAVARAEEMMADDVDIVDVGGESTRPGADEVPVADECDRVVPVIERLADLDVMVSIDTRKAAVARAALDAGADIVNDVSGLADPEMRFVVAEYDCPVVVMHSIDAPVDPGTEVDYDDVVADTLRELRETVLVAERAGIDRENVIVDPGVGFGKDRRESFAMLGRLGEFRALGCPVLFGHSHKSMFDLVGRDADERLQATVAASAVAAERGADIVRVHDVAGTVAAVRVSEVASDPDTFTIE, from the coding sequence ATGGAGTTCCACGACGCGGCGAACTTCCTCTTCGGGCTTCGCCGCTACCCCCCGAGACCGGGGCTCGCGGCCACCGAGTCCCTGCTCGACCACCTCGGCGACCCCCACAAGGACCTGACCGTGGTCCAGGTCGCCGGCTCGAACGGCAAGGGGAGCACCGCCAGGATGACCGAATCGGTCCTCCGCGAGGCGGGGCTCGACGTCGGTCTCTACACCTCACCCCACCTCGACTCGGTCCGCGAGCGGATCCGGATAAACGGCCGCCGAGTGACCGAGCGCGCGCTTACGGAGTACGTCGAGACCGTCCGCCCGTATATCCTCGACCGCGCGGCTACGGGGGCATCGCCCACCTTCTTCGAGGCGGTCACGGGGCTCGCGCTCTGGGCGTTCGCGCGAAACGAGGTCGACGTCGCGGTCCTCGAAGTCGGCATCGGCGGGCGCTACGACGCCACCAGCGTGACCGACCCGGTCGCGAGCGCGGTGACCAGCGTGACGCTCGAACACACCGACGTCCTCGGCGACACCGTCGAGGCGATCGGCCGCGACCTGGCCCACGTCGCACCCGCCGACGGCCGGCTCGTGACCGCCGCCGACGGCGACGCGCTCGCGGGGATCGAGGCACAGGCCGGCGAGGTGGTTCGGGTCGGCGATAGCGGGGCCGTCGAGGTGTCCTACGGCGGCCGAACGGGGGTCGAGAGCCGCGTGTGGCTGTCCGGGTCGGACTGGCGCGTCGAGACGGCCGTTCCGCTGGTCGGCACACACCAGGCCGACAACGCCGGCGTCGCGACGGTGCTCGCGAGGCAGGTCTCGTCCGCGCTCGACGTCGACCTTCCCACGGAGACCATCGAACGCGGTCTTCGGACGGCCCACTGGCCCGGCCGGTTCGAGGTCATGGAACGCGAGCCCCTGGCGGTGCTCGACGGGGCGCACAACCCCGGTGCGTGCGAGCGGCTCGCGGGGACGCTGGACGAGTTCGACTACGACGACCTCCACCTCGTGTTCGGCGCGCTCGCCGACAAGGACCACCGGGGGATGGTCGAGGCGCTCCCGATCCCCGACAGCGTCGTGGCCTGCCGTCCCGACATCGACCGGGCCGAGGACAACGCGGTGCTCGCGGCGGTCGTCGAGGACGTCACTGGGCTCGAAGTCGAAACGACTAGCGACGTCACCGACGCGCTCGCGAACGCGCTCGCGCGGGCGGACCCCGACGACTGCGTGCTGGTCTGTGGCTCGCTCTACACCGTCCGGGAGGCCAGAACCCGCTGGAGCCGGCTCGACGTTCCCAAAGCCGTCGACGACGTGGCCGACGCCCGGCAGGCGCTCCGGGAGGCCCACGTCACCGAACCCGGCGTCTACCGGATGCGCGGGAAAGCCGTCCATCGAACTCTGAAGACCCGTGTTCGACCGCGGCAGGCCCAGTACCTGAAGGAGGAGCTCCTCTCGCTCGGTGGCGAGTGTGCGATCTCGGGGCTCAACGACCAGGACGAGGAGTTCCTCGACGTCCTCCTGATGGGCACCCTCGCGCAGTTCAAGCGGCTCACCCGGAAGCTCGACGCCCAGCCCTACGGCCTCGGACCGCTGGCCGACGGGATCTCGTCGGCGCTCTCGCTCGATGACGGGGACCGGGACCGGGGCTACCCGTGGGACGACCGAACGGCGGTGATGGGAATCTTGAACGTCACCCCCGACAGCTTCCACGACGGCGGCGAGTTCGAGACCACCGAGCGCGCCGTCGCGCGCGCCGAGGAGATGATGGCGGACGACGTGGACATCGTCGACGTCGGCGGCGAGAGCACCCGACCCGGCGCGGACGAGGTCCCGGTCGCCGACGAGTGTGACCGGGTGGTGCCCGTCATCGAACGCCTCGCGGACCTCGATGTCATGGTCTCGATAGACACCCGGAAGGCCGCGGTGGCGCGGGCGGCGCTCGACGCCGGTGCGGACATCGTGAACGACGTCTCGGGGCTCGCCGACCCCGAGATGCGGTTCGTGGTCGCGGAGTACGACTGCCCGGTGGTGGTGATGCACAGCATCGACGCCCCGGTCGACCCCGGAACCGAGGTCGACTACGACGACGTGGTCGCGGACACGCTCCGCGAACTCCGCGAGACCGTCCTCGTCGCCGAACGGGCGGGTATCGACCGCGAGAACGTCATCGTCGACCCGGGGGTCGGCTTCGGGAAGGACCGTCGCGAAAGCTTCGCAATGCTCGGACGGCTCGGCGAGTTCCGTGCGCTCGGCTGTCCGGTCCTGTTCGGCCA